CGGAAGTAACAATGTTATAGTAAAAGCGGAGTTTTTTGATAAAAACTATGTTTTTGATGCTCGTGAAAAATTGAACATTACGGTTACCGACAAAGCTTCAGACGCTTCAAAGACCTATCCAATGGTTTTGAAAAACAATAACTACCAAGTAGATTTAAGTAGTTTACCGGCTTCTAGCTATAAGTTTACTGTTCGCGCAACAAAAGAAAACTTGGCCAAATCAGGGAGTTTTCAAATTTTAGAATATAACGTTGAACAACAATTTTTAAATGCTAATGTCAACAAATTGAACCAGTTGGCAAAAAACAGCTCTGGAAGGGTTTATTTTATTGCAAACACAAAAAACCTGGTTACCGACTTGATTAACGATAATCGTTTTGTTCCGGTTCAAAAAAGCGTAAAAAAAAGCATATCTTTGATTGATTGGAAATACCTCTTGGCCATTATTACTATTAGCTTAGGTCTTGAGTGGTTTCTGAGAAAATATAACGGATTAATATAAATAAAAATAAAATGGAAAAATTACCAAAAGTAGCGTTGCCCCTTATAATAGGAGCAATTGTATTAGTGATCATATTAACAAAATCTGCTGTAACCATTGAATCTGGTGAAGCTGGTGTTTTATTTAAAACCTTTGGAGAAGGTGTTGTGGTTGATGAGCCAGCAATGGGAGAGGGGTTTCATATTGTAGCGCCTTGGAACAAAGTATTTATTTACGAAGTTCGCCAACAAGAGATTCTTGAAAAAATGAATGTTTTATCATCAAACGGATTGGATATTAAACTAGAAGCATCAGTTTGGTTTCAACCAGATTTTAGTAATTTAGGAAGGTTACATCAAGAGAAAAGTGAAATGTATAAAGAGCGTGTTTTGCTTCCTGCTATCCGTTCTGCTGCAAGAAGCGTGGTAGGGCGCTATACTCCAGAACAATTATACTCCAGCAAACGAGATGCTATTCAACAAGAAATTTTTGAAGAAACTAAAAAAATAGTTGAAAGTCAATTTGTTCAATTAAACGAAGTTTTGGTACGTGACGTAACTTTGCCTCCTACTATTAAGGATGCTATTGAGCGTAAATTAAAGCAAGAACAAGAATCGCTTGAGTATGAATTCAGATTGGTTACCGCGGCTAAGGAGGCAGAAAAAGTGCGTATTGAAGCGCAAGGTAAAGCAGATGCTAATAGAATTTTAAGTGCCTCATTGACCGATAAGATTCTTCAGGATAAAGGTATTGATGCTACAATTAAATTATCTGAATCAAATAACAGTAAGGTAGTTGTAATTGGTTCTGGTGATAGTGGTATGCCCATTATTTTAGGAAATCAATAACGAAAAAATAAAAAACTTAAGTTTTCTGGGTATTCATTAATGATTATTGATTTTTTTTAATATAAACATCAGTTTTGAAAAAATGTTCCAAGAATTACTTTCAATATTTGGAATTATTGGTAGAAATTTTTGATATTTGCAGGAAACGAAAAATAAGTTAAGAATGCTATTTATTCATACCCATCATCATTTTCAAATTGGCCCTCAAGCGAAGTGAAAATGTATTGAATAAATTCAACATATATTTTAAACCCGTTTGAGACAATCGAACGGGTTTTTTTAATTAAAACAAGCTAGATTGTTTCAAACTCATAAAAACAAGACAATGAGTAAATTAAGAATTGCAGTGCAGAAATCGGGACGTTTAAACGAAGACTCGATGCAGATTTTAAAAGACGTTGGTATTTATATCGATAACGGTAAAGACCAACTTAAAGCCTCGGCTAAGGGGTTTCCAGTAGAGGTGTTTTATTTAAGAAATGGCGATATCCCACAGTATTTAAAAGATGGCGTGGTTGATGTTGCTATTATTGGAGAGAATGTTTTAGTTGAAAAAGGTGAGGGCATAAACGTAGTTGAAAAACTGGGATTTTCTGGTTGCCGTGTATGTGTTGCCGTGCCAAAATCCGCTAAGTATAAAGGTATTAAAGATTTGGAAGGTAAGCGCATAGCGACATCTTACCCAAACACGGTACAGATGTATTTAGATAAAAATAACGTAAATGCCAATTTACATATCATCAACGGTTCTGTTGAAATCGCCCCTAATATTGGGCTGGCAGACGCTATTGTTGATATTGTTTCTAGCGGAAGCACCTTGTTTAAAAACAATTTGAAGGAGGTAGAAACCATTTTAAAATCTGAAGCCGTACTAGCAGTTTCTCCCGTTTTAAGCAAAGAAAAACAAGCTATTTTAGATAAAATCCAGTTTAGGATAAAATCTGTTCTAAAAGGACGAAATTCTAAATATGTTTTGCTCAACGCGCCAAACGATAAGGTTCAGGACATAATAAACGTTTTGCCAGGAATGAAAAGCCCAACAGTGTTGCCATTGGCAGAAGAAGGTTGGAGCTCTATACATTCCGTTATCAATAAAAATGAATTTTGGGATGTTATTGACGACCTAAAAGCAAAAGGTGCCCAAGGTATTTTGGTGTGCCCTATCGAAAAAATGGTACTGTAATATAAATTGTTGGAGCCACAAATAGAATGCAATGCAAATAATTGATAACCCAAATAGAGAAGATTGGCTAGATACCCTTAAACGTCCAACCCAAACCATAGATGATATTGAAGGAGCTGTAAATGAGGTTTTTCAAGATGTTCGTCAAAATGGGGACGATGCCATAAAAACATATACCGAGCGGTTTGATGGGGTTTCTTTACTAACCAATTTAGTGTTAGAAGAGGAAATTCAAAAGGCTATTCAGGAAGTCCCAAATAACCTTAAAAAAGCTATTAAACAGGCAAAAGCCAATATTGAAGCATTTCACAAAGCTCAAAAAACTGTGCGAGTGGAAATTGAAACGGCAAAAGGGGTTTTGTGCTGGCAGGAAAAACGTCCAATCCAAAAAGTTGGTCTATATATTCCAGGAGGAACTGCGCCTTTGTTTTCAACCGTTTTAATGTTGGCCGTTCCTGCTCAAATTGCGGGATGTAAAGAAATTGTATTGTGTTCACCTCCAAATAGAAAAGGTGAATTAGCGCCCGAAATTTTATTCGCAGCTAATCTGTGTGGGGTTACTAAAATCATAAAGGTTGGAGGTATTCAGGCCATAGCAGGGTTGACCTTTGGTACTGAAACCATACCACAGGTATACAAAATTTTTGGCCCTGGCAATCAGTTTGTTACCGTAGCAAAACAATTAGCAACCAAGTTCGGTGTTGCTATAGATATGCCTGCGGGACCAAGTGAACTATTGGTTGTAGCCGATGAAACGGCCAATGCATCTTATGTTGCATCCGATTTGTTGAGCCAAGCCGAGCATGGCGCTGATAGCCAAGTGATTTTAGTATCGACATCAAAAGCCTTAATCAACGAGGTTTCAAAAGAGGTTGAAAAGCAGTTAAATGTACTTCCGCGTAAAGCGATTGCCGAAAAAGCGATTTCCAATTCAAAATTAATTTTTGTTGAAAATGAAGAAACGGCACTCCAAATGATCAATGAATACGGACCCGAACATTTTATTATCTGTTGTAAAAATGAAGATTTGTACATCAACGGAATCAGCAATGCAGGATCTGTGTTTATTGGTGATTACACTCCGGAAAGTGCTGGAGATTACGCATCAGGCACCAACCATACATTGCCAACAAACGGGTTTAGCAAGGCTTACTCTGGAGTGAATTTAGATAGTTTTCAAAAGAGCATGACCTTTCAAAAAATAACTAAAGAAGGTATCTTAAATATAGGTGGGACCATAGAATTGATGGCGGCTGCTGAAGGATTACAGGCGCATAAAAATGCAGTAAGCATCAGGTTAAAGGACTTAAAGTAAAATACCAAATTTCAATCAGCAATACCAATTAATGAATATTCAAGACTTAATAAGGCCCAATATAAAAGCGCTAAAACCGTATTCTTCAGCAAGAGATGAGTTTCAGGGCAATACCCATCAAATGGTCTTTTTAGATGCTAACGAAAACCCATTTGAAAGTGGCGTTAACCGTTACCCCGATCCATTGCAGCGTTCAGTAAAATCTTTGCTGGCAGAAAGCAAGAAAATTAGCGTACAAAACATTCTGTTGGGAAATGGTAGTGACGAAGTTCTGGATTTAATTTTTAGGGTGTTTTGTGAGCCCAATCAAGATAACATTATTACCTTGCCACCTACATATGGTATGTACGGTGTGTTGGCCAATATAAATGCGGTAGGAGTTAAAGAAGTGCAACTTGATGCTTGTTTTCAGCCAAAAGTTGATGCCATTTTAAATACGGTTGACGCCCACTCTAAAGTATTGTTTTTGTGTTCACCAAATAATCCAACAGGGAATAGTTTTGAGTCGGCTTCTATTGAAAAGATAATTAAGTCTTTCAAAGGAATTGTTGTAATCGATGAAGCTTATATCGATTTTTCAAATGAAGAAAGTTGGTCAAGCCGTTTAAGTGAATTTCCTAATTTAATAGTAACACAAACACTTTCAAAAGCTTATGGTATGGCTGGTATCCGATTAGGAATTTGTTATGCTTCCGAAGAAATCATTTCGGTTTTAAATCGCATAAAACCACCGTATAATGTTAATGAATTAACACAATTAAGAGCTATTGAGCGGTTAAGTAGACCAAATGATGTTAAAGCTGAAGTAGAGCACATTCTGAAAGAACGGGGCAATTTGATTTTAGCATTAAAAAGTATTGCCTTTGTTTCTAAAATTTATCCGTCCGATGCAAATTTTGTTTTGGTAAAGGTTGATGATGCTACAAAACGTTACAGCCAATTAATTGAAAAAGGAATTGTTATTAGAAACCGCACTACGCAACCCGGTTGCGAAAATTGTTTGCGATTAACTATAGGGACGACAGAGGAGAACAAGAAATTGATAAAAACTTTAAAAGAAATATAGGTGTTCGCTTTTGTAAATAGCCAAAAGCCTTTAGCCGAAAGCCAAAAAAATGAAAAAAGTATTATTTATAGATCGCGATGGCACTTTGGTGGTAGAACCGCCCGTTGATTACCAATTGGACAGTTTGGAAAAATTGGAGTTCTACCCTAAAGTATTTCAGTATATGGCCAAAATAGCCAACGAATTGGATTTCGAATTGGTAATGGTCACCAACCAAGATGGCTTAGGTACAAAGTCTTTTCCTGAGGACACGTTTTGGCCGGCTCAAAATAAAATAATTAAAGCCTTCGAGAATGAAGGTGTTGTGTTTTCAGAAATTGTGATCGATAAAACATTTCCTCATGAAAATGCACCAACAAGAAAGCCAAAAACCGGATTGTTGACCAAGTATTTTTCTGAAGCATACGATTTGGAAAACTCGTTTGTTTTAGGCGACAGAATTACTGATATGGAACTGGCTAAAAATTTAGGTGCTAAAGGCATTTATCTTTCTGAAAACCCTGAACTGGGAGCTGATGAAATTGAAACTTCAAAAAAGGAAATTTTAGATGGTGTAGTGTTAACGAGCACCGATTGGGCAGAAATTTATGAGTTTTTAAAACTTAAAGATAGAGTTGAAGAAATTACTCGTAACACTAATGAAACACAGATATATATTAAATTAAATTTAGATGGTTCAGGCAAAAATGAAATCGACACGGGTTTATCGTTTTTTGATCACATGCTCGACCAAATTGGGCGTCATGGCGCCATGGATTTAACCGTAAAAGTAAACGGCGATTTAGAAGTTGATGAACACCATACCATAGAAGATACCATGATAGCTCTTGGCGAATTGTTCAACAAAACTTTGGGCAACAAGTTAGGTATTGAGCGCTATGGCTTTTGTTTGCCTATGGACGATTGTTTAGCACAGGTTGCGGTTGATTTTGGCGGAAGAAATTGGCTGGAATGGGATGCCGATTTCAAGCGTGAAAAAATTGGCGATATGCCTACCGAAATGTTCTATCATTTGTTTAAATCGTTTACTGATGGAGCGAAATGCAACTTGAATATTAAGGCGGAAGGTGTTAATGAACACCACAAGATAGAAGGTATATTCAAAGCTTTTGCCAAAGCCATGAAAATGGCGGTAAAACGCGATGCCAACAAAATGTTTTTACCTTCAACAAAAGGGATGTTATAAATTGAAAATTAACACATTGGGAGTTATGCATTTTTACTTCTAATGTCTAAATTCAAAACATTATAAATTGAAATTAGTCATTATAAATTACGGAGCAGGGAATATTAAAAGTATCCAATTTGCATTTAAGCGGTTAGGGTATGACGCAATTTTGTCTAATAATCCAGAGGAAATAAAGTCGGCAGACAAAGTTATTTTTCCAGGAGTAGGTGAAGCAAGCTCTGCCATGAACATGTTAAAGGAAAGTGGTTTAGACACTTTAATACCTACCTTAAAGCAACCTGTTTTGGGTATTTGCTTAGGCATGCAGTTACTTTGCAGGTATACAGAAGAAGGCAATACAATGGGCCTAGGTGTTTTTGATACCGATGTAAAGCGTTTTGCTGATACTGTAAAAGTGCCACAAATGGGTTGGAATGTTATTAAAGAACTAAAATCTGATTTGTTTAACGGCATTAAAGAGAATGAATATATGTATTTGGTACACAGCTATTATGCGGAGCATTGTAACCAAACCATAGCTAAAACTGATTACGGCATTAATTATGCATCTGCGCTTAAGCACGACAATTTTTATGGCGTTCAGTTTCATCCCGAAAAGAGCAGTACAGCAGGAGCTAAAATTTTACAAAACTTTTTAGAGTTATAAATGTGCTTTGGTTATTAAATATAATAGCCAATACAAATAAATAATGAAATGAGAATTATACCAGCTATTGATATTATTGACGGTAAGTGTGTCCGTTTAACTAAGGGCGATTATGACACCAAAAAAGTATATAACGAAAACCCTTTAGAAGTGGCCAAAATGTTTGAAGCCGCAGGCATTCAATATTTACATTTAGTTGATTTGGATGGTGCTAAAGCACAGCATATAGTCAATTACAAAGTATTGGAGCAAATTGCCTCAAAAACCAAATTAAAGATTGATTTTGGCGGCGGATTGAAATCTAACGAAGATCTGCACATTGCCTTTAATTCTGGTGCTCGCCAAATTACAGGAGGAAGTATCGCTGTAAAGAACCCTAAAATTTTTGAAGGTTGGTTAAGCAAATACGGAAGTGAAAAAATAATTCTTGGGGCCGATAGTAACAATGGGAAAATAGCTATAAGTGGATGGCAGGAAGATAGCACCGAAGACTTAATTCCGTTTATAAAAGAGTATCAAAAAAAAGGCATCCAATACGTGATTTGCACTGATATTTCAAAGGATGGCATGCTTGAAGGTCCATCGGTCGACTTGTACAAAAAAATCATCTCCGATTGCAGCAACAGTAGCAATGGGCAATCTATAAAACTAATTGCTTCAGGTGGCATTTCAGCCATAGAAGAATTGCCTGTTTTAAAAGAGATTGGCTGTGAGGGTGTTATTATAGGAAAGGCTATTTATGAAAATAGAATTAGTTTACAGCAATTAGAAAAATTTGTATAATGCTTACAAAACGAATTATACCTTGCTTGGATATTAAAAACGGACGTACCGTTAAAGGCGTTAATTTTGTCGACCTTCGTGATGCAGGAGATCCTGTTGAGTTGGCCAAACAATATGCCGATTATGGGGCTGACGAATTGGTTTTTCTGGATATTTCGGCTACTATAGAAGGCCGTGCAACGACTTTAGATATGGTATTGCATGTCGCGGAACAAGTTAACATTCCATTTACCGTTGGCGGAGGTATATCATCAATTGAAGATGTCGATGCGCTTCTGCAATGCGGAGCCGATAAAGTTTCCATTAATTCATCGGCAGTAAAACGACCAGAATTGGTAAACGAGTTGGCCGATAAATTTGGAAGCCAATGTGTTGTTGTGGCTATTGATGCCAAAAAAGTTGATGGTGCTTGGAAAGTACATTTGGCTGGCGGAAGCATTCCAACAGATATTGATTTGTTTGAGTGGGCTAAAGAAGTTGAAATACGTGGTGCTGGTGAAATTTTGTTCACATCCATGAATCATGACGGCACTAAAAACGGATTTGCCAATGAAGCTTTGGCTAAGTTATCTGGGGAATTAAATATTCCTATTATTGCCTCTGGTGGCGCCGGAAATGTTCAGCATTTTATTGATACCTTTAAGGAAGGAAAGGCTGATGCGGCATTAGCTGCCAGTGTTTTCCATTTTGGTGAAATACCAATTCCAGAATTAAAAACAGAACTAAAAAAACATAATATCGAAGTCCGACTTTGATAATTATACCGATTTTCATCTCGGTATCTCATAAACATAACTTATGGAAATTAAATACGACGCACATGGTTTAGTGCCAGCAATAATTCAAGATGCTACAACAAAAAATATATTGATGCTGGGCTATATGAACGAAGAAGCCTACAACAAAACCCTTGAAACTAAAAAGGTGACCTTTTTCAGTAGAAGCAAAAAACGCTTGTGGACAAAAGGTGAAGAAAGCGGAAACTTTTTAAACCTAGTAGATATAAAAAACGATTGCGATAAAGATACGCTTTTAGTTCGTGTTAATCCAGTTGGGCCAATATGTCACAAGGGAACAGACAATTGCTGGGGGGAAGAAAACAACACGTCTTATGGGTTCTTTTCAACTTTAGAAGGCGTTATTGCTGAACGTGTAGCCAATAAAGATACCGCTAAATCGTATGTAGCCAGTCTGTTTTCAAAAGGCATCAATAAAATAGCTCAAAAGGTAGGTGAGGAAGCTGTTGAAACCGTGATTGAAGCAATGGACAATAACGATGATTTGTTTTTATACGAATCTGCAGACTTGCTTTTCCACTACTTAATGCTGTTACAGGCCAAAGGGTTTACATTAAAGGATATAGAAGAGGAGCTCAAGAACAGACATAAATAAATAAAAAAGCATTGGAAGTTTTCAATGCTTTTTTATTTAAACTACGAAATCCAACCTTTGGATAATGATTTTTTGGAAAACCATACCAAAAAGCCAGAGAAAACAATTATACTGATGGTCATTCCCATATTGTCTGAATGGCCTTGAGTTAATATATATCCCATTTGTACAATTACAGCGAATAGCGATAAAACCAAAAGTGAGTACGCCCATTTTTTTCTTAACAACAGCCCTATACTTCCAATAGCGCCAGTAAAAACTGCTATGGCAAAAGCAGCCGTTAACCAAGCCGGGTAGTTTGAAATCGTTTCAATTTGCTCTGGTGTTAATGCAGATTGCCAGGTTTCTGTTTTATAGGCTTGCCCAATATATTGATTCACACCCATAGCGTTCCATAGTAAAGCGATAACACTTACAATCCAAAACCAAAGAGGAGGTTTTGTCCTAGAAGTTGCATTCATAATATTTAGTTTTAATTGATTAATAAGGAAACAATTTATGATTTTTTTGCGATAATTGATAAATAACTTACTTTGCCATCAGAATAAAATTTTAATGAAAAAGTATTTCTACGTCATCGATATCCAGTATTTGGGTTATCGTTTTCATGGTTGGCAAAAGCAACCTACCGTTAAAACACTTCATTTAATGGTAGACAGAACGTTAAACTACATTCTAGAAGGTAAGCCGTTTAAAAGCCTAAGTTCTGGAAGAACGGATGCCATGGTATCGGCAGAGCATGCTGCTTTCGAGTTGTTTTTGGAGGAGCCCATTGAAGATCAAGCTTATTTTTTAGATTGGTTTAACTATAACCTCCCACAAGATATTCGAGCTTTAAGCATTAAGGAAGTTGATAGGAAGTTCAACATAATCAACCACTCAAAAATAAAGGAATACCTTTATTTGTTTACTTATGGTCAAAAATGCCACCCCTTTTGCGCCCCCATCATGACAACTATTCTGGACGATTTAAACATCGATGTTATGAAAGAAGGCGCAAAACTGTTTGAGGGTGAACATTACTTAAAAACCTATTGTTATAAACCTTCGGAAAACGGCGTTTATTATCGTACTATTTTAACTTGCGAATTGGTCGAAAACACAATTTATACAGCAAGTTACTTTCCTGAAAAATCTTATATACTGAGGGTTCAGGGCAAAGGGTTTATGCGCAATCAAATTCGGTTGATGATGGGCACACTTATCGATTTAGGAAAAGGCAATTTATCGCTTGACGATATTAAGGCGAGCTTAGAGCCTCAAAATAATATTAAAATGAACTACATCGCTCCAGCATCTGGCTTGATTCTCAAAAACATCGATTTTTTATAGCATTTAAACTAAAACCATGTTTTATTTGTATGAAAATAAGTTGATTGATATAAAGTTTTTCTTTTAAATATGACATTTTATTCCTATATTACTATCTGAGTCAAACTAAAAAACACTAAACTATGTTACGTTGGACAATTATCTTTGTAGTCATTGCCCTTATTGCTGGAGTTTTAGGCTTTGGAGGGGTTGCTGGTGCTTCAGCTGGTATCGCTAAAATTTGTTTCTATATCTTTTTAGCACTTTTTTTAATCTCCCTTATAAGAGGTTTTATGAAAAAATAGTATTAATTAACCATTTAAAATCAAAAATTATGAAAAAAGTATTCTTAACATTAGCATTATTGTTTTCAGTATCAACAGTATTTGTAGGGTGCAGAGATGAAAAAAGTGCTGGAGAAAAAGTAGAAGACGCTGTTGATGATGTTGGAGATGGAATGGAAGATGCAGCAGATGAAGTTGAAGATGCCTTTGATTAACATCTAATAATTTCAATACATATCGAAAGGCCCTTATCATGGGCTTTTTGTTGTTAAAAGACCAGTGACTCAATAACCTTATCAAAGCTTACTATTGACCTAAAAAAACTTTTAACATTCGCTTTTTTTTTAACAAAAAATTAAGTTAAAGAAGTTCGCAATCCGTTAAATCCCGTTAAAGCACTTGACAAGTTTCAGTTCTAAACGTAGTTTATCGTTAGTCTAACTAATAAAAAAAAACGATTATGAACTATTTAAATATTAAAGATGAAGATTTGTTGAAAGTTGTTGTAGAACTCAACACCTTACTGGCAGATTACCACATTTATTATCAAAAACTAAGAAGTAATCATTGGAATATTTTAGGTAAAAACTTTTTCGATTTGCATTTAAAGTTTGAAGAGCTGTATACCGATGCCCGAGTTAAAATTGATGAAATAGCCGAACGTATATTAACTTTAAAGTATCATCCCATGAGCAAACTTGAAGACTACTTAAAAGTATCTTCCATTACGGAAGCAGCTCCCTTAAAGTCCGATAAAGCCATGATTGAAGAAACTCTAAAAGACCATAAGATAATATTGGCTCAAATGTCTAAAGTAATAGAAGTCGCCAATAGTGTATCCGATGAAGGTACTATAGATTTAATAGGAGCCTACATAAGAGAATTAGAAAAATACAGCTGGATGCTCGATGCTTGGAGTAAAGATACTACGGCATCACTTAAAGAAAGCATGATAGAAATGTCGTAACAAACAAAAGCTTTAACTGTAAATAAACACTAATGAAACATGAAAAACACGTTACATGAGGCTTTTAATAGCTTGATTGAAA
This genomic stretch from Flavobacteriaceae bacterium GSB9 harbors:
- a CDS encoding prohibitin family protein — translated: MEKLPKVALPLIIGAIVLVIILTKSAVTIESGEAGVLFKTFGEGVVVDEPAMGEGFHIVAPWNKVFIYEVRQQEILEKMNVLSSNGLDIKLEASVWFQPDFSNLGRLHQEKSEMYKERVLLPAIRSAARSVVGRYTPEQLYSSKRDAIQQEIFEETKKIVESQFVQLNEVLVRDVTLPPTIKDAIERKLKQEQESLEYEFRLVTAAKEAEKVRIEAQGKADANRILSASLTDKILQDKGIDATIKLSESNNSKVVVIGSGDSGMPIILGNQ
- the hisG gene encoding ATP phosphoribosyltransferase; this encodes MSKLRIAVQKSGRLNEDSMQILKDVGIYIDNGKDQLKASAKGFPVEVFYLRNGDIPQYLKDGVVDVAIIGENVLVEKGEGINVVEKLGFSGCRVCVAVPKSAKYKGIKDLEGKRIATSYPNTVQMYLDKNNVNANLHIINGSVEIAPNIGLADAIVDIVSSGSTLFKNNLKEVETILKSEAVLAVSPVLSKEKQAILDKIQFRIKSVLKGRNSKYVLLNAPNDKVQDIINVLPGMKSPTVLPLAEEGWSSIHSVINKNEFWDVIDDLKAKGAQGILVCPIEKMVL
- the hisD gene encoding histidinol dehydrogenase; the encoded protein is MQIIDNPNREDWLDTLKRPTQTIDDIEGAVNEVFQDVRQNGDDAIKTYTERFDGVSLLTNLVLEEEIQKAIQEVPNNLKKAIKQAKANIEAFHKAQKTVRVEIETAKGVLCWQEKRPIQKVGLYIPGGTAPLFSTVLMLAVPAQIAGCKEIVLCSPPNRKGELAPEILFAANLCGVTKIIKVGGIQAIAGLTFGTETIPQVYKIFGPGNQFVTVAKQLATKFGVAIDMPAGPSELLVVADETANASYVASDLLSQAEHGADSQVILVSTSKALINEVSKEVEKQLNVLPRKAIAEKAISNSKLIFVENEETALQMINEYGPEHFIICCKNEDLYINGISNAGSVFIGDYTPESAGDYASGTNHTLPTNGFSKAYSGVNLDSFQKSMTFQKITKEGILNIGGTIELMAAAEGLQAHKNAVSIRLKDLK
- the hisC gene encoding histidinol-phosphate transaminase, whose amino-acid sequence is MNIQDLIRPNIKALKPYSSARDEFQGNTHQMVFLDANENPFESGVNRYPDPLQRSVKSLLAESKKISVQNILLGNGSDEVLDLIFRVFCEPNQDNIITLPPTYGMYGVLANINAVGVKEVQLDACFQPKVDAILNTVDAHSKVLFLCSPNNPTGNSFESASIEKIIKSFKGIVVIDEAYIDFSNEESWSSRLSEFPNLIVTQTLSKAYGMAGIRLGICYASEEIISVLNRIKPPYNVNELTQLRAIERLSRPNDVKAEVEHILKERGNLILALKSIAFVSKIYPSDANFVLVKVDDATKRYSQLIEKGIVIRNRTTQPGCENCLRLTIGTTEENKKLIKTLKEI
- the hisB gene encoding bifunctional histidinol-phosphatase/imidazoleglycerol-phosphate dehydratase HisB: MKKVLFIDRDGTLVVEPPVDYQLDSLEKLEFYPKVFQYMAKIANELDFELVMVTNQDGLGTKSFPEDTFWPAQNKIIKAFENEGVVFSEIVIDKTFPHENAPTRKPKTGLLTKYFSEAYDLENSFVLGDRITDMELAKNLGAKGIYLSENPELGADEIETSKKEILDGVVLTSTDWAEIYEFLKLKDRVEEITRNTNETQIYIKLNLDGSGKNEIDTGLSFFDHMLDQIGRHGAMDLTVKVNGDLEVDEHHTIEDTMIALGELFNKTLGNKLGIERYGFCLPMDDCLAQVAVDFGGRNWLEWDADFKREKIGDMPTEMFYHLFKSFTDGAKCNLNIKAEGVNEHHKIEGIFKAFAKAMKMAVKRDANKMFLPSTKGML
- the hisH gene encoding imidazole glycerol phosphate synthase subunit HisH codes for the protein MKLVIINYGAGNIKSIQFAFKRLGYDAILSNNPEEIKSADKVIFPGVGEASSAMNMLKESGLDTLIPTLKQPVLGICLGMQLLCRYTEEGNTMGLGVFDTDVKRFADTVKVPQMGWNVIKELKSDLFNGIKENEYMYLVHSYYAEHCNQTIAKTDYGINYASALKHDNFYGVQFHPEKSSTAGAKILQNFLEL
- the hisA gene encoding 1-(5-phosphoribosyl)-5-[(5-phosphoribosylamino)methylideneamino]imidazole-4-carboxamide isomerase produces the protein MRIIPAIDIIDGKCVRLTKGDYDTKKVYNENPLEVAKMFEAAGIQYLHLVDLDGAKAQHIVNYKVLEQIASKTKLKIDFGGGLKSNEDLHIAFNSGARQITGGSIAVKNPKIFEGWLSKYGSEKIILGADSNNGKIAISGWQEDSTEDLIPFIKEYQKKGIQYVICTDISKDGMLEGPSVDLYKKIISDCSNSSNGQSIKLIASGGISAIEELPVLKEIGCEGVIIGKAIYENRISLQQLEKFV
- the hisF gene encoding imidazole glycerol phosphate synthase subunit HisF; protein product: MLTKRIIPCLDIKNGRTVKGVNFVDLRDAGDPVELAKQYADYGADELVFLDISATIEGRATTLDMVLHVAEQVNIPFTVGGGISSIEDVDALLQCGADKVSINSSAVKRPELVNELADKFGSQCVVVAIDAKKVDGAWKVHLAGGSIPTDIDLFEWAKEVEIRGAGEILFTSMNHDGTKNGFANEALAKLSGELNIPIIASGGAGNVQHFIDTFKEGKADAALAASVFHFGEIPIPELKTELKKHNIEVRL
- the hisIE gene encoding bifunctional phosphoribosyl-AMP cyclohydrolase/phosphoribosyl-ATP diphosphatase HisIE, whose protein sequence is MEIKYDAHGLVPAIIQDATTKNILMLGYMNEEAYNKTLETKKVTFFSRSKKRLWTKGEESGNFLNLVDIKNDCDKDTLLVRVNPVGPICHKGTDNCWGEENNTSYGFFSTLEGVIAERVANKDTAKSYVASLFSKGINKIAQKVGEEAVETVIEAMDNNDDLFLYESADLLFHYLMLLQAKGFTLKDIEEELKNRHK
- a CDS encoding tRNA pseudouridine(38-40) synthase TruA, with product MKKYFYVIDIQYLGYRFHGWQKQPTVKTLHLMVDRTLNYILEGKPFKSLSSGRTDAMVSAEHAAFELFLEEPIEDQAYFLDWFNYNLPQDIRALSIKEVDRKFNIINHSKIKEYLYLFTYGQKCHPFCAPIMTTILDDLNIDVMKEGAKLFEGEHYLKTYCYKPSENGVYYRTILTCELVENTIYTASYFPEKSYILRVQGKGFMRNQIRLMMGTLIDLGKGNLSLDDIKASLEPQNNIKMNYIAPASGLILKNIDFL
- a CDS encoding DUF1328 domain-containing protein, with the translated sequence MLRWTIIFVVIALIAGVLGFGGVAGASAGIAKICFYIFLALFLISLIRGFMKK
- a CDS encoding DNA starvation/stationary phase protection protein; its protein translation is MNYLNIKDEDLLKVVVELNTLLADYHIYYQKLRSNHWNILGKNFFDLHLKFEELYTDARVKIDEIAERILTLKYHPMSKLEDYLKVSSITEAAPLKSDKAMIEETLKDHKIILAQMSKVIEVANSVSDEGTIDLIGAYIRELEKYSWMLDAWSKDTTASLKESMIEMS